A genomic window from Nitrospira sp. includes:
- a CDS encoding molybdopterin-dependent oxidoreductase, with protein MQVSVSRRQFLKISAGTVAAVAVADKVLALTALQPVIEVGNPLGEYPDRSWERVYHDQYRYDSSFTWCCSPNDTHGCRVRAFVRNGVVMRVEQNYDHQTYEDLYGNRGTFAHNPRMCLKGFTFHRRVYGPYRLKGPLMRKGWKQWMDDGSPELTPDVKRKYKFDSRFLDDLNRVSWDTAFTYVAKAAVVIATRYSGEAGARRLREQGYAPEMIEMMKGAGVRTFKHRAGMPVLGIVGKMMNTRFNGGCLPLLDSWIRKVDSDKAQGGKYYSNYTWHGDQDPSHPFWNGTQNCDVDLADMRFSKLNTSWGKNFVENKMPEAHWKLESIERGARIVVITPEYNPTAYRADYWIPLRPETDGANFLGAAKIIFDENLQDIDYIKEFTDLPLLVRTDTLQYLDPRDVIADYKFPDFSKSYSGRIQSLKPEQVERLGGMMVWDLAKGKAVPLHREQVGFHFKESGIDPALTGTFRVKLLNSREIDVMPIYQMYQVHLQDYDLDTTHQITRAPKDLIVRWARDSGTIKPAAMHNGEGVCHYFHMTEMGRAAAFIMTITGNIGKFGTGCHTWSGNYKAGIWNAVPWSGAGLAVHTGEDPFNLTLDPNAHGKEIKTRSYYYGEEVGYWNHGDTALIVNTPKYGRKVFTGKTHMPSPSKVRWVTNVNILNNAKHHYDMVKNVDPNIEMIVTQDIEMTSDVNHADVAFACNSWMEFTYPEMTGTVSNPWIQIWKGGIRPLYDTRNDADTFAGVAAKLAEMTGDARFRGVFHFVYMNRVDVYPQRMLDASATCYGYSADVMLKSEKGWMVMGRTYPRHPLWEETNESKPQWTRSGRIETYRIEPEAIEYGENFISHREGPECTPYLPNAIMTTNPYVRPEDYGIPVTAQHHDDKTVRNIKLPWSEIKQHPNPLWEKGYQFYCVTPKTRHRVHSQWSVNDWVQIYESNFGDPYRMDKRTPGVGEHQLHINPQAAKDRGINDGDYVFVDGNPVDRPYRGWKPSDPFYKVARLMIRAKYNPAYPYHVTMAKHAPYVATAKSVKGHETRPDGRAIAVDTGYQSNFRYGAQQSFTRNWLMPMHQTDSLPGKHTIAWKFKWGYAIDHHGINTVPKECLIRITKAEDGGIGARGPWEPVRTGFTPGQENEFMIKWLKGEHIKIKV; from the coding sequence GTTGAGCAGAACTATGACCACCAAACCTATGAAGACCTCTACGGCAACCGCGGAACGTTCGCGCACAATCCGCGCATGTGCTTGAAAGGCTTCACCTTCCACCGTCGCGTGTACGGCCCCTATCGTTTGAAGGGTCCGTTGATGCGGAAGGGCTGGAAGCAGTGGATGGACGACGGCTCCCCCGAGCTGACGCCCGATGTGAAGCGCAAGTACAAATTCGACAGCCGCTTCCTGGACGACCTCAACCGGGTGTCCTGGGATACGGCCTTCACCTATGTTGCCAAAGCCGCCGTGGTCATCGCGACGCGCTACAGCGGTGAAGCCGGTGCTCGTCGTCTCCGTGAGCAGGGCTATGCTCCGGAAATGATCGAAATGATGAAGGGCGCGGGCGTGCGAACGTTCAAGCATCGCGCCGGTATGCCGGTGCTCGGCATCGTCGGTAAGATGATGAACACCCGTTTCAACGGCGGATGTCTGCCGTTGCTGGACTCCTGGATCCGCAAAGTCGACTCGGATAAAGCCCAGGGAGGAAAATATTATTCCAACTACACCTGGCACGGCGACCAAGATCCTTCCCATCCGTTCTGGAACGGGACCCAGAACTGCGACGTCGACCTCGCCGACATGCGCTTCTCCAAGCTGAACACCAGCTGGGGGAAGAACTTCGTCGAGAACAAGATGCCGGAAGCGCACTGGAAGCTCGAGTCCATCGAGCGCGGCGCGCGAATCGTCGTCATTACGCCGGAATACAACCCAACGGCCTACCGCGCAGACTACTGGATTCCTCTGCGGCCGGAGACCGACGGTGCGAACTTCCTCGGCGCTGCAAAGATCATCTTCGATGAAAACTTGCAGGACATCGATTACATCAAGGAATTTACCGACCTGCCGTTGCTCGTACGGACGGATACGCTGCAGTATCTCGATCCGCGCGATGTGATTGCGGATTACAAGTTCCCGGATTTCTCCAAGAGCTATTCGGGACGCATCCAGTCCTTGAAGCCCGAGCAGGTCGAACGGCTCGGCGGCATGATGGTCTGGGACCTGGCGAAGGGGAAGGCTGTTCCTCTGCACCGGGAACAGGTCGGCTTCCACTTCAAGGAAAGCGGCATTGATCCAGCGTTGACCGGAACCTTCCGCGTCAAGTTGCTCAATAGTCGCGAAATCGACGTGATGCCGATCTACCAGATGTATCAAGTCCACCTTCAGGACTACGATCTGGATACGACCCATCAGATCACCCGTGCGCCGAAGGACCTCATCGTCCGTTGGGCGCGTGATTCGGGCACGATCAAGCCGGCCGCGATGCATAACGGCGAAGGCGTCTGTCACTATTTCCACATGACGGAAATGGGTCGGGCGGCGGCGTTCATTATGACCATCACCGGCAACATCGGAAAGTTCGGGACGGGCTGCCATACCTGGTCTGGTAACTACAAGGCCGGTATCTGGAACGCCGTGCCTTGGTCCGGCGCGGGACTCGCGGTGCACACCGGTGAGGATCCGTTCAACCTGACCTTGGATCCGAATGCTCACGGCAAAGAGATCAAGACCCGCTCGTACTACTATGGTGAAGAAGTCGGTTACTGGAACCATGGTGATACGGCCTTGATCGTCAACACGCCGAAGTACGGACGCAAGGTGTTCACCGGCAAGACCCACATGCCGAGCCCCAGCAAAGTCCGCTGGGTCACCAACGTGAACATTCTGAACAACGCCAAGCACCACTATGACATGGTGAAAAACGTCGATCCGAACATCGAGATGATCGTCACGCAAGACATCGAGATGACCTCGGACGTCAACCATGCCGACGTGGCGTTTGCGTGTAACTCCTGGATGGAGTTCACCTATCCGGAAATGACTGGCACGGTCTCCAATCCGTGGATTCAGATCTGGAAGGGTGGTATCCGTCCGCTGTACGACACCCGTAACGATGCGGACACCTTCGCCGGCGTCGCAGCCAAGTTGGCTGAAATGACCGGAGATGCGCGCTTCCGCGGCGTGTTCCACTTCGTGTACATGAACCGCGTCGATGTTTATCCGCAGCGGATGCTGGATGCCAGCGCCACCTGCTACGGATACAGCGCTGACGTCATGTTGAAGTCGGAAAAGGGTTGGATGGTCATGGGACGCACCTATCCGCGCCACCCGCTCTGGGAAGAGACCAACGAGTCCAAGCCCCAGTGGACGCGGTCGGGTCGTATCGAGACCTACCGTATTGAGCCGGAAGCCATCGAATACGGCGAAAACTTCATTTCACACCGGGAAGGCCCGGAGTGTACGCCGTATCTGCCGAATGCCATCATGACGACCAATCCCTATGTCCGGCCGGAGGATTATGGAATTCCCGTGACGGCGCAGCACCATGACGATAAGACGGTGCGGAATATCAAGCTGCCGTGGTCCGAAATCAAACAACACCCGAACCCCTTGTGGGAAAAGGGCTACCAGTTCTACTGCGTGACGCCCAAGACCCGGCACCGGGTGCACAGCCAATGGTCGGTGAACGACTGGGTGCAGATTTATGAGTCGAACTTCGGCGATCCGTACCGGATGGACAAACGGACACCGGGGGTCGGCGAGCACCAGTTGCACATCAACCCGCAGGCAGCGAAAGACCGCGGCATCAACGACGGCGACTACGTCTTTGTCGACGGTAACCCGGTGGACCGGCCCTATCGCGGCTGGAAACCGTCGGATCCGTTCTACAAGGTCGCCCGCTTGATGATCCGGGCGAAGTATAACCCTGCATATCCGTACCACGTGACGATGGCGAAGCACGCTCCGTACGTGGCGACGGCGAAATCGGTGAAGGGCCACGAGACGCGGCCAGACGGACGCGCCATCGCGGTGGACACCGGCTATCAGTCCAACTTCCGGTATGGGGCCCAACAGTCCTTTACCCGGAACTGGTTGATGCCGATGCACCAAACCGACTCACTCCCCGGCAAACACACGATTGCCTGGAAGTTCAAGTGGGGCTATGCCATCGATCACCACGGTATCAACACGGTTCCGAAGGAATGCTTGATCCGCATCACCAAGGCGGAAGACGGCGGTATCGGAGCGCGTGGTCCGTGGGAACCAGTCCGGACCGGGTTCACGCCGGGTCAGGAAAACGAGTTCATGATCAAGTGGCTTAAAGGTGAACATATCAAGATCAAGGTCTAG